In a genomic window of Besnoitia besnoiti strain Bb-Ger1 chromosome XI, whole genome shotgun sequence:
- a CDS encoding hypothetical protein (encoded by transcript BESB_019370): protein MMPASAPLVAAMGSPTAPREVGTSPGMATSEAAAAAAGMTANSCGPEDSSVFSANPVMAGECRRLFPSLEFVLANDGSFTDWLKSMEVYHLVEHALDKNQDCRDFNSKRIEGLLLLKVRSWWRLDHQQTARQELQMP, encoded by the coding sequence ATGATGCCAGCGTCTGCACCCCTGGTGGCGGCCATGGGATCTCCAACGGCACCGCGCGAAGTGGGGACCTCCCCTGGCATGGCCACGTcagaggctgctgccgcagccgccgggaTGACAGCGAATTCCTGTGGACCCGAAGACTCATCCGTTTTCAGTGCAAATCCCGTCATGGCGGGCGAATGCCGTAGACTGTTTCCTTCTCTTGAGTTCGTGTTGGCAAATGACGGGAGCTTCACCGACTGGCTGAAAAGCATGGAAGTCTACCACTTGGTTGAGCACGCGTTGGACAAGAACCAGGATTGCCGGGACTTCAACAGCAAAAGAATTGAGGGTCTCCTTCTTTTGAAGGTTAGAAGCTGGTGGCGTCTGGATCACCAGCAGACTGCCCGCCAGGAGCTGCAGATGCCTTAG